The region TAATCTTCACGGGCAAGCAGGAAGGCGACAAGGAAGCCGGCAAGGTCATCTCCGAGGGCACCAAGGGCCTGTTCTCCGGCAAGGGTTCTTCCCACTACTACGATGACACCGACAAGCCTTTCTACGTCACCGATGCGTTCGGTAAAGAGACTGACGCTGCGGCTGTCCCTCAGTGGGCACGCGCTTGGATCGACGGCACTGTCATCGCTTCTATCGGCGCACTGGTTGGCCTGATCATCGCTGGCTTCAACTTCGCTTCCTACAACGGCCTGATCAAGCTCTAAGATCTGCCTCTTAGGAAACGCCACTGCCCTGTCGCAACACGCGACAGGGCAGTTTTCTTTTGGGTAAAAAGAATCGCTGTTGGTGCCTTACAACGACACCAACAGCGAATCAGCTATATCTGAGAGTTGGTTACACTCCCAACATCAGCTGCCCCTCCGCAACATCCTTGTCCGGAATGGTGAGGATCTCGTTGCCGTCCTCCGTAATCACCAAGGTGTGCTCAAACTGAGCTGTGAACTTGCCGTCGCGGTTCTGCACAGTCCAGCCGTTATCCCAAATATCGTACGGCAGTGCGCCGAGATTGATCATCGGTTCGATCGTCAGCGTCATGCCTGGCTCCAAGATGTCCCGGTATGCATCCGAGTCGTAGTGGAGCACCACGAGTCCGTTGTGGAACGTAGGACCAACACCATGACCAGTGAAGTCGGTCACCACGTTGTAGCCGAAGCGCTTCGCATAGGACTCGATAACCCTGCCGATCACGTTGATCTCACGGCCGGGCTTCGCCACCTTGATGCCCCGCATCATCGCCTCATACGTGCGCTGGACCAGATCCTTATGCTCCTGAGTGACATCGCCAGCGAGGAACGTCGCATTTGTATCACCGTGGACGCCGTTCTTATACGCGGTGACGTCAATGTTGACGATGTCGCCGTCCTCAATCACAGTGCTATCCGGGATGCCGTGGCACACAATCTCGTTCAAAGACACGCAGCAGGACTTCGGGAAGCCACGGTAGCCGAGCGTGGACGGGTACGCTCCGTGGTCAAGCATGTACTCGTGGGCCACGCGGTCGATCTCATCCGTCGTCACGCCAGGCTTCACTGCTGCGCCCGCAACCGCCAGTGCATTCGCTGCGATCTTCGAGCTCTCGCGCATCTTCTCGATCGTCTCGGCGTCCTGCACGTACGGCTCGCCGATGTTTTCCTGTACGTCGCCCTTCCAGGCGTACTCGGGACGCTCAATGTCCTTCGGAACCTTCCGGATTGGGGTGGACGCTTCTTGCTGTAGTTTTCCTCGTTTGCTCATGCGCCCCATAGTAGTACCTGCCGGCTGAGGTCTGACTAACCCCCGCGCGACTGGTCAAGATTCACCAACATCGAATTCGTCAACGCGACAGCAGCCTCCGAGCCACCACCAAGCACGACCAAAGCAGCGAATGCTATGTCATCGTCGACACGGTAGCCGGTGAACCACGAATGCGACCCCTGGTTGATTTCGGCCTCACCGGTTTTGCCACGGATATCACCACCGGCGGTCATCCCCGCCGCAGTACCACCCGGGGCGGTCACCGCCGCCATCATTTCCTGGAGCTGGTGCCATGCCTCATCCGGCATACGCGGCGCAGACTCGCTCAGCTCAGTCTCCGCTCCCTTAATCAGGTAGGGGATCGGCATTGAGCCATTCGCCGCAGACGCAGCCACGAGTGCCATCCCGAACGGGCTCGCAAGGTCATGGCCCTGCCCGTACCCGGCCTCTGTTCGGTCGAGTGGCTCCTCGCCTACCGGGATGGAGCCGGTGATCGTCTCCAGGCCTGGAATCTTCATATCGAGCCCGAGCCCGAACTGCTTGCCGATATCTCGAAGCTCACCCGGGGCGAGCTTCGTCGAAATGTCGGCGAATGTCGTGTTGCACGAGTGTGCAAAGGCAGACTGCAGCGACACGTTGCCGAGAGAGAATCCGGCGTAGTTCGTCACGGTCCTGCCATAGAGGTTCATGGTACCCGGGCAGGGCACGGTACTACCCGGAGTAAGGGCCTGGCGCTCGAGGCCTGCCGCGGCGGTAATGATCTTAAACGTCGATCCCGGTGGGTACTGGCCCATCGTGGCAAGATTGCCTTCACGGTCAGCGTCACGAGTCTGTGCAACAGCAAGCACCGCACCATCCGACGGGCGGATAGCAACAATCATTGCCTGCCGCCCCGCGTAGGGCTCCAACGCTCGTTCAGCCGCCAATTGCACGCTGTGGTCAAGGCTTACCTCAATAGTTGGAGCGGGTGCAGGTGCGTGTCGCTCAACGTCTTCCAACACGGCGCCGTGCTCGTTGACCACGCTCACGCTCCAGCCGTCATCGCCGATAAGGTCCTCGCGAACCAACTCACCAACGCGGGCAAGCATATCCGGCGCAAAATCAGGTTCGATGTTGACCATGGCCGCTTCTTCGTTGATGCGCACTCCCGGCACGGAGCTAAACGCCGCCTTAGCGGCGTCACCGAACTCTGCAGGCACCATCGCAACCGAATACGTTCCCTGGGCCTGGGCGAGGTTTTGTTCGAGCTCGTCGGCCGGAATGTCTGCCACGGCAGAAGATTTGCCACGGGCATCCTGGAGGAAGGACGAAATACGGCGTGCGGTGTCCGGAATGTCACGCACGGCATGCTTCTCAACCAGAATGCGGAACGCAGTACCAGGCCGCAGGAGTTCTACCCCATCGGAGGAGACAACGCTCGCCTTGGATGCGGCCACAGGGCGCAGTTCCAGATGTTGCTGCGCGCCAAGACGTGGGTGCAAAATGCTGGGCTGCCAACGAACGGTCCACTTCTCGCCGATCTGGGTCAGCGTCATGTGCGAGTCATACTCAAGCATGCGTTCTTTCGGCAGACCCCACTTCAAGTGGTACGAGACGGTAGCTAGGTTGTCACTTTGATTGACGTCGTTGATCGTCGCCTCCAGCGCCTCAGCTTGGAGCCCTTCGACCGTTTCTTGGAATGATGCGTTGGCGTCGGAGGGGACGTCGACAAGATCTTGAAAATTAGACCCGTCAAGGCTCACGAGGGCGTCAAGAAACTCACGAGCGACGGGCTCAACATCATTCGGGCGTGGTGTGCAGGCAGTGGCCAGCGCGCCCGTAAAAACTACGCTTAGGAGCAAAGCGAGGAGACGTTGCATGGACCTAAAGTACCAAGACCACAGTGAAACGTCGCCTCCGCCACTCCCCGCGAGCAGACTATCTAGCGCGTAACCTTGACTTCCGCGCGTGCGCCCTCGACCTCTTCGAGCCCCTCTTCCTCAGCAATACGCTGAGCGTGGGCAATGAGTGTCTCAACGATCTTCGACTCTGGAACAGTCTCAACGACCTCACCCTTCACGAAGATCTGCCCCTTGCCATTGCCGGAAGCCACGCCCAGATCGGCGTCGCGGGCCTCGCCAGGACCATTGACGACGCAACCCATGACAGCTACGCGCAGCGGGTACTCCATGCCCTCGAGGCCTGCAGTCACTTCCTCAGCGAGCTTGTACACATCCACCTGTGCGCGGCCACAGGACGGGCAGGAGACAATCTCAAGCTTTCGCGGGCGCAGGTTCAGCGACTGCAAAATCTGGTCACCGACCTTGATCTCCTCCACCGGGTCCGCAGAGAGCGAAACGCGAATTGTATCGCCGATGCCCTGCGAGAGCAGCGCGCCAAATGCGACGGAGGACTTAATAGTGCCCATGAACTTCGGGCCGGCCTCAGTCACGCCGAGGTGCAACGGGTAGTCGGTCTTCTCAGCGAGCTGGCGGTACGCCTCCACCATGAGCACTGGGTCAGAGTGCTTCACGGAGATGGCGATATCGCCGTATCCGTACTCCTCGAACAGGCCAGCCTCATAGATCGCGGATTCAACCAACGCCTCAGGGGTGGCCCGGCCATACTTCTCCAGCAGGCGCTTATCGAGCGAGCCACCGTTGACACCAATGCGAATCGGGATACCAGCGTCCCCTGCAGCCTTAGCGACTTCCTTCACACGACCATCAAACTCTTTAATGTTGCCCGGGTTCACTCGCACGGCAGCACACCCGGCATCGATCGCTGCGAAGATGTACTTCGGCTGGAAGTGGATGTCGGCAATCACCGGGATAGGTGACTTCGCCGCAATCGCTGGAAGAGCATCTGCGTCAACGGTCTTCGGGCAGGCAATGCGCACAATGTCACAGCCCGCGGTAGCCAGCTGCGCGATCTGCTGCAGCGTAGCGTTAATGTCGTGCGTCTTCGTCGTGGTCATGGACTGGACCGTGATCGGGTGATCCGACCCAACTCCCACACCGCCAACCATCAGCTGACGAGTCTTTCGACGAGGTGCGAGCGTTGGCGCTGGGCCTTCAGGAATGCCTAAACCGATGGGAAGATTCATAGTTGCTTACTCTAGCACTGCTACCCAAACAGCTTGATTGGGTTGACCACATCCGCAAGCATCACAAATACGCCAATCGTCAGCAGTGCAGCGGCCATCGCGTATGTCACCGGCATCAGCTTGCGGTAGTCCGCGGGGCCACCAGGCTCGAGCCCCCGCAGCCTGCGAAGCGCATCCCTAATCTTCTCATACAGGACTACTGTTATATGCCCACCATCCAGGGGCGGCAAGGGAATCAAGTTGAACAGCGCGAGGAAGAAGTTGAGACTCGCCAACATCATCCAGAACATCGACCACATGCTTTGTTGCGCTAACTCCCCGCCTGCGCGAGAAGCGCCGATGACACTAACTGGACCGTCAAGCTCTCGCTCAGCACCAAAAATTGAAGCCACAACACCAGGAATCTTCGACGGGAACGCGATAAGGCCCTGGACAGTCGCATTCAGCATCTGGCCCGTAAACGCAGCCGTAGCTGGCACAGCCTCGAGCGGACCGAACTGGCGCATCGCGTCTTCCACTGGCGCGCTTGTGACACCGATCGCCCCCGCTTCAAAGGACACACCGGTCGCTGGATCGATCCTAGACACGGTCGCGAGTGGAACTGCAATATCAAGCTCTTGCTCGTTACGCATCACAGTAAGCGTGACTGTTTCCCCCGGACGCTGCATCACATAATCCCTCAACGCTGGAAACGTAGTGAGCTCCTCCCCATCAACGGCGAGTAGCTTATCCCCTTCACGCAAACCTGCATCATAGCCAGGCCCATTACCGGTGCATTCTGCCAGATGAGTCTCATCAATCTGGTCGGGAGCGCACTGCAGCTCACCCACGGTTGGTGTCCGGTCGGCGTACGGATTCGGAATCGCCGCGAAAACCGCCACGAAGTACAGCACCACAACGCCGATCAGTAGATTCATAGCGATGCCACCGCTGAGCACCGCAATTCGCTGCCACCACGGCTTGCGGTACATCGCAACAGGCGCTTCGTCAGCGGTGACAGGATCCTGCGCGGTCATCCCTGCGATATCGCAAAATCCGCCGAGAGGGAGAGCCGCAATGCCGTACTCCGTCTCCCCCTTCTTGACGGACCACACTTTCGGCCCAAAGCCCACAAAATATCTCCGCACGCGCATCCCAAACGCGCGTGCGGTAAACATGTGGCCTGCCTCGTGGAGCGCGATAGAGACTGTAATACCCAGGGCAAAAAGTATGATTCCTACAACGCCCACTCGCTGCTCCTTGCCTTTCAGGCTGGTTTACAGCTGGGCGATTACTTCCTTTGCCGCCCGGCGTGCACCAGCATCCACGTGAAGAATATCTTCGATAGATGTCGGCGCAAAAGCAAACGCCCCTGCCGCGTCAAGGACATAGCCAATCACGTCAACGATGTGCGGGAAACGAATCTTGCCAGCAAGGAATGCTTCCACCGCCACCTCATTCGCGGCGTTGTACACCGCCGGGTATGGGTCCCCCATCGCTGAAGCTTCCCGAGCAAGACGCACGGCGGGGAAAGCTTCGTCGTCGAGCGGCTCAAACGTCCACTCACTCGCCTGCGAAAAGTCCAGCGCTGGCTGTGTACCCGGGATACGCTCCGGCCAAGCAAGAGCGTGGGAGATCGGCAACATCATCGACGGCGGCGAAGCCTGTGCAATCGTCGCTCCATCGGCAAATGTGATAGCCGAGTGCACAATCGACTGCGGGTGCACCACGACATCAATAATGTCGGGCGCAATACCAAACAGCAGCGTCGCCTCGATCAGCTCCAGTCCCTTGTTCACCATCGTGGCGGAGTTCAAGGTGTTCATAGTGCCCATCGACCACGTCGGGTGCTGCCCGGCCTGCTGCGGAGTTGCCTCCATCATCTGCTCGCGGGTCCACCCCCGGAACGGGCCTCCCGAAGCAGTAAGGACGAACCGTGAAACGTCAGCACGGCTCCCTGCGCGCAGGCATTGGGCCATCGCAGAGTGCTCAGAATCGACCGGCACGAGCTGTCCAGGCTTCACCTTCTCCATGACGAATTGACCGCCAGCGACCAGCGATTCCTTGTTCGCCAGAGCTAGCACGCCATCCTTGCGAAGCGTCGCAAGCGTCGACTCAAGACCGGCGGAACCGACAAGCGCATTTAACACGATGTCTGCATCTTGCATTTCAACAAGAACCGCAGCGGCGTCCTCACCTGTGATAATGACATCACCCACAGCGCGAGAAACGTCTTTCGCAGGGTCGAGCTGCTGCACTGCAATTTGTTCTGGGCGCAGATTGAACTCCTGTGCCTGTTGGATAACAAGCTCAGGGTTGTGCCCTGCTGCCGCGATGCCGACAACCTCAAAGTCTTCAGGGTGCTTCCGAATGATATCGAGAGCCTGTGTGCCGATAGAGCCTGTCGATCCAAGAATCAGAACCTTTTTCACAACCTCCATTGTGGCACGTCACGGCAAAAATAGATACTTAGTTTCTCCTTAAAGTATTTTTGACCACCGCTCGTCGTGGTGCATACACAAGATGTGCACATACGACCGTGGGGATACTCTGTCATTCCCATCACCACACATCGCACCCACAGGCGCACCTCCCCCGCCGCCCTCACGTACATGGTGCGAAAGTTTGAACTCATTGGGGGCTACACAGTGCCATCGCGCCCTGCAATATGAAAAGATAATGCACAGTACACACAGATTTAGCATGTCCGCCGTCGGGCGCATACACAATAATGCGAACCGATGCGGACGACTACAGCTCAAGGAGAATGGCAGTGGCTCACCCTCAGGACAAAGCTCCACAGGTATATAACGGCGTTTCTGAAGCTGACGTCCCTTCCGCCCGCTTCGGGTGGAGCGCGTTCAAGCCGCGCACGATTCAACTCGCAGGGTGGATCTCGGTGATCTTCTTGCTCGCGTACAACTTCGGTAACCACCACGGCCACGTAGAAACGATTTGGCTGCTCGCATTTGCAGTTTTGATTGCAGTTGCACTGATTTTCCACGGACTGCAGCCGAAGCTCAGCCAGGTGCGCACGGTCACCTCGCACAACAAGCCTGCTGGCCACAAGGAGCCGGACTGGATTTACGCGCAGCAGACGATGACCGGCCCGTACGCCGAGCTCGATGAGCGCGAGCTGCGCGCCCTCAACATCGATCCGGCGCGTCTCAATTCACTGCGCGGTGCACAGCAGCAGAGCATTCACTAGTTTCGCGTTTTACACCGAATAGCAATAAACGGCGCCACCCCACTCACAGGTTGAGGGTGGCGCCGTTTTCGCGCACCTAAATTCGGCGCAACGTCACTCGCCTTCCGCCGCGAGCTGCCCGCAGGCCGCAGCGATCTCCTGGCCCTTCGTGTCACGGACAGTGCACGTCACACCCTGCGCAATCACACGACGAACAAACTCATCCTGGCGCGCCTTCGGGGACGCGTCCCACTTCGAACCCGGAGTTGGGTTCAGTGGAATGAGGTTGACGTGTACCAGCGGCCCCAACGCCTGATGCAGCTTCCTGCCGAGCATGTCGGCGCGGAAATCGTGATCGTTGATGTCACGAATCAACGCGTACTCAATCGATACGCGGCGCCCTGTTGTATCCGCGTAGTAGCGGGCTGCATCCAGCACATCCTGCACGGAGAACCTGTTGTTCATCGGCACCAGTGTGTCGCGCAGCTCGTCATCAGGGGTGTGCAAGGAAACCGCGAGCGTGCAGGAGAGGCCTTCGTCGGCAAGCATTCGAATCTGCGGCGCGAGACCAACCGTTGACACAGTGACGTTGCGTTGAGAAATCCCGAAGCCCTGCGGCGCTGGACTCGTGATCTGGCGTACTGCGCTGACCACGCGCTTGTAGTTCGCCAGCGGCTCTCCCATCCCCATAAAGACGATGTTGGAAAGACGGGAGCCTTCCTCCTGCATCATGGCTGCTGCAGCTCGCACCTGATCGACGATCTCCGCAGTTGACAAGTTTCTGTCGAGACCGCCCTGACCGGTCGCGCAGAACGGACAAGCCATTCCGCAACCCGCCTGTGAGGAGATACACAGCGTCGCGCGGTCCTTGTACCGCATCAGCACAGACTCCAGGAGAATGCCGTCATGCAGCCGCCACAACGTCTTGGTGGTGTCCCCCTCATCGGTCTCTACCCGACGTACTGGGGTCAGCAGCGTCGGAAAAAGAGCCTCTTTTACCTTCTCGCGCTGTGCGGCAGGCAGATCCGTCATTGTGAGGGGATCTGCTTCAAACTTGCCGTAGTAGTGGCGCGCAATCTGGTCCGCACGGAACTTCGGCAGGCCGAGGGACTTCAGGGCCTCGATGCGCTCTTCGCTCGACAAATCAGCGAAGTGCTTCGGTGGCATACCAAACTTTGGGGTCAGAAGTGGCAGTGTTGGGGTCTCAGTCATAATTGCCCCATCTTTGCACGTTAGAACGGATTCATCAATGCGGAAGCGCTGAGCAGAATGTACGTTGCGCACGCTGCTGGCAACATACCATCTAAGCGATCCATGATTCCGCCGTGTCCAGGCAGTATCTGGGACATATCCTTGATACCGAGTTCGCGCTTGAATTGGCTTTCGACGAGATCACCCATAGTGGCGCACATAACCAGTGCGGCACCCAAAAGGATCCCCATCCACCACGGGCCCTTGATCAGTAGCGTGACCACCGCGACGCCTGCAATGATCCCGAATATCATCGAGCCCGCAAATCCTTCCCAGGACTTCTTCGGGCTGACAGCCGGCGCCATCGGGTGCGCACCAAACATCACGCCAGCAGCGTATCCCCCAACGTCAGACGCCACCACGCAGCACATGAACGCGACAATGAACGCTGAACCGCTGACGGAGCCTTCGTCGATAAGCGAAACCATCGCAGCGAAGCTTCCAAACAGTGGAATCCACGCCAGGACGAACACTCCCACGGCGGTGTCGCGGAGATAGTTGGTTGGCGTTTGGTGCCTGCCGTGGTCGAACAGCCGCCAAAACATCAGGAACAGCACTGTGAACGCGAAAGCGCCAACTACGCCAGCGGTTTTGTAGGCAGCGGAGGACCACACCATGATCTGACCGAGGATGATCAGCAGTGTGCGCGGCTGCTGGTAGCCCGCTTCCCGCAAACGGGTAAGCACCTCCCACATCCCACCTGCTACAGCGATGGCAACAAGCGGATACCAGGCCATAGGGCCAACCCACACAGCAGCGATCACCACAGCACCGAGGATGACCCCGGTCGTGATGGCGGCTGGCAGGTCGCGACCCGCATCATTTTTCGGCTTGGGCGGCGCGATGCGGGGCCAGCCCGATGGTCCTGACTGATCTGTCGAGTGTTTCACGTAGCGGTGCTTTCTATTCATCGAAAGGTCTGCTTAGACCTCCATCAGCTCGGCTTCCTTGCGCTGAACTAGCTCATCAATCTGTGCCACGTAGCCCTGGGTGGTCTTGTCCAGTGCCTTTTCTGCGGTCTGCACTTCGTCCTCGCCGGCGTCGCCGTCCTTCTGGATCTTCTTCAGTGCTTCCATACCGTGGCGGCGGACGTTACGGATAGCGATCTTGCCGTCCTCACCTTTCTGCTTGGCCTGCTTGACCAGGTCACGGCGACGATCTTCCGTCAGCTGTGGGATCGTGACGCGAATGACTTGCCCGTCATCGGTCGGGTTGACGCCGAGATCAGAGTTGCGGATGGCAGTCTCAATTTCCTTGAGCGTTGACATGTCGTACGGCTTGATCAGCAGCATGCGTGGCTCCGGAACAGAGATCGTCGCCATCTGATTGATCGGGGTTGGGGCACCGTAAAAATCAGCCATGACGCCATTAAACATGGCAGGGTTAGCGCGACCAGTCCGAATCGTTACGAGGTCATCGCGGGTGAAATCGACAGAAGCGCTCATACGCTCTTCGGCATCAAGCAACACGTCATCAATCATTTTTACTCCACTTCTTCTGTACAAAGCGTTCGGGACAAATAAGTCGCACACCAATCTACCAGCGTTTCACTCCCAGCCGTGTCGTGGCTTGACGGGGAACGGCAGAATTCAAGGCAAGTTACGCCTAGACTGTCCCCATGCTTTACTCCCCCGCCAGTGCCGCGATGGTCTATACACACCCGACTCCATTGCGCACTGCTGAGGGCCGACTTTCATCATGGCAAATCCCCATCAAAGACGGAACGGATGTCGCTGGAATGCCCACCACGCACGGCA is a window of Corynebacterium pseudogenitalium DNA encoding:
- the dxr gene encoding 1-deoxy-D-xylulose-5-phosphate reductoisomerase, whose amino-acid sequence is MEVVKKVLILGSTGSIGTQALDIIRKHPEDFEVVGIAAAGHNPELVIQQAQEFNLRPEQIAVQQLDPAKDVSRAVGDVIITGEDAAAVLVEMQDADIVLNALVGSAGLESTLATLRKDGVLALANKESLVAGGQFVMEKVKPGQLVPVDSEHSAMAQCLRAGSRADVSRFVLTASGGPFRGWTREQMMEATPQQAGQHPTWSMGTMNTLNSATMVNKGLELIEATLLFGIAPDIIDVVVHPQSIVHSAITFADGATIAQASPPSMMLPISHALAWPERIPGTQPALDFSQASEWTFEPLDDEAFPAVRLAREASAMGDPYPAVYNAANEVAVEAFLAGKIRFPHIVDVIGYVLDAAGAFAFAPTSIEDILHVDAGARRAAKEVIAQL
- the ispG gene encoding flavodoxin-dependent (E)-4-hydroxy-3-methylbut-2-enyl-diphosphate synthase; this translates as MNLPIGLGIPEGPAPTLAPRRKTRQLMVGGVGVGSDHPITVQSMTTTKTHDINATLQQIAQLATAGCDIVRIACPKTVDADALPAIAAKSPIPVIADIHFQPKYIFAAIDAGCAAVRVNPGNIKEFDGRVKEVAKAAGDAGIPIRIGVNGGSLDKRLLEKYGRATPEALVESAIYEAGLFEEYGYGDIAISVKHSDPVLMVEAYRQLAEKTDYPLHLGVTEAGPKFMGTIKSSVAFGALLSQGIGDTIRVSLSADPVEEIKVGDQILQSLNLRPRKLEIVSCPSCGRAQVDVYKLAEEVTAGLEGMEYPLRVAVMGCVVNGPGEARDADLGVASGNGKGQIFVKGEVVETVPESKIVETLIAHAQRIAEEEGLEEVEGARAEVKVTR
- a CDS encoding DUF2631 domain-containing protein, with protein sequence MAVAHPQDKAPQVYNGVSEADVPSARFGWSAFKPRTIQLAGWISVIFLLAYNFGNHHGHVETIWLLAFAVLIAVALIFHGLQPKLSQVRTVTSHNKPAGHKEPDWIYAQQTMTGPYAELDERELRALNIDPARLNSLRGAQQQSIH
- a CDS encoding penicillin-binding transpeptidase domain-containing protein, which encodes MQRLLALLLSVVFTGALATACTPRPNDVEPVAREFLDALVSLDGSNFQDLVDVPSDANASFQETVEGLQAEALEATINDVNQSDNLATVSYHLKWGLPKERMLEYDSHMTLTQIGEKWTVRWQPSILHPRLGAQQHLELRPVAASKASVVSSDGVELLRPGTAFRILVEKHAVRDIPDTARRISSFLQDARGKSSAVADIPADELEQNLAQAQGTYSVAMVPAEFGDAAKAAFSSVPGVRINEEAAMVNIEPDFAPDMLARVGELVREDLIGDDGWSVSVVNEHGAVLEDVERHAPAPAPTIEVSLDHSVQLAAERALEPYAGRQAMIVAIRPSDGAVLAVAQTRDADREGNLATMGQYPPGSTFKIITAAAGLERQALTPGSTVPCPGTMNLYGRTVTNYAGFSLGNVSLQSAFAHSCNTTFADISTKLAPGELRDIGKQFGLGLDMKIPGLETITGSIPVGEEPLDRTEAGYGQGHDLASPFGMALVAASAANGSMPIPYLIKGAETELSESAPRMPDEAWHQLQEMMAAVTAPGGTAAGMTAGGDIRGKTGEAEINQGSHSWFTGYRVDDDIAFAALVVLGGGSEAAVALTNSMLVNLDQSRGG
- the rlmN gene encoding 23S rRNA (adenine(2503)-C(2))-methyltransferase RlmN is translated as MTETPTLPLLTPKFGMPPKHFADLSSEERIEALKSLGLPKFRADQIARHYYGKFEADPLTMTDLPAAQREKVKEALFPTLLTPVRRVETDEGDTTKTLWRLHDGILLESVLMRYKDRATLCISSQAGCGMACPFCATGQGGLDRNLSTAEIVDQVRAAAAMMQEEGSRLSNIVFMGMGEPLANYKRVVSAVRQITSPAPQGFGISQRNVTVSTVGLAPQIRMLADEGLSCTLAVSLHTPDDELRDTLVPMNNRFSVQDVLDAARYYADTTGRRVSIEYALIRDINDHDFRADMLGRKLHQALGPLVHVNLIPLNPTPGSKWDASPKARQDEFVRRVIAQGVTCTVRDTKGQEIAAACGQLAAEGE
- a CDS encoding M50 family metallopeptidase, whose amino-acid sequence is MGVVGIILFALGITVSIALHEAGHMFTARAFGMRVRRYFVGFGPKVWSVKKGETEYGIAALPLGGFCDIAGMTAQDPVTADEAPVAMYRKPWWQRIAVLSGGIAMNLLIGVVVLYFVAVFAAIPNPYADRTPTVGELQCAPDQIDETHLAECTGNGPGYDAGLREGDKLLAVDGEELTTFPALRDYVMQRPGETVTLTVMRNEQELDIAVPLATVSRIDPATGVSFEAGAIGVTSAPVEDAMRQFGPLEAVPATAAFTGQMLNATVQGLIAFPSKIPGVVASIFGAERELDGPVSVIGASRAGGELAQQSMWSMFWMMLASLNFFLALFNLIPLPPLDGGHITVVLYEKIRDALRRLRGLEPGGPADYRKLMPVTYAMAAALLTIGVFVMLADVVNPIKLFG
- a CDS encoding phosphatidate cytidylyltransferase — its product is MNRKHRYVKHSTDQSGPSGWPRIAPPKPKNDAGRDLPAAITTGVILGAVVIAAVWVGPMAWYPLVAIAVAGGMWEVLTRLREAGYQQPRTLLIILGQIMVWSSAAYKTAGVVGAFAFTVLFLMFWRLFDHGRHQTPTNYLRDTAVGVFVLAWIPLFGSFAAMVSLIDEGSVSGSAFIVAFMCCVVASDVGGYAAGVMFGAHPMAPAVSPKKSWEGFAGSMIFGIIAGVAVVTLLIKGPWWMGILLGAALVMCATMGDLVESQFKRELGIKDMSQILPGHGGIMDRLDGMLPAACATYILLSASALMNPF
- the map gene encoding type I methionyl aminopeptidase; the protein is MSKRGKLQQEASTPIRKVPKDIERPEYAWKGDVQENIGEPYVQDAETIEKMRESSKIAANALAVAGAAVKPGVTTDEIDRVAHEYMLDHGAYPSTLGYRGFPKSCCVSLNEIVCHGIPDSTVIEDGDIVNIDVTAYKNGVHGDTNATFLAGDVTQEHKDLVQRTYEAMMRGIKVAKPGREINVIGRVIESYAKRFGYNVVTDFTGHGVGPTFHNGLVVLHYDSDAYRDILEPGMTLTIEPMINLGALPYDIWDNGWTVQNRDGKFTAQFEHTLVITEDGNEILTIPDKDVAEGQLMLGV
- the frr gene encoding ribosome recycling factor; the protein is MIDDVLLDAEERMSASVDFTRDDLVTIRTGRANPAMFNGVMADFYGAPTPINQMATISVPEPRMLLIKPYDMSTLKEIETAIRNSDLGVNPTDDGQVIRVTIPQLTEDRRRDLVKQAKQKGEDGKIAIRNVRRHGMEALKKIQKDGDAGEDEVQTAEKALDKTTQGYVAQIDELVQRKEAELMEV